A stretch of the Kroppenstedtia eburnea genome encodes the following:
- a CDS encoding dicarboxylate/amino acid:cation symporter produces MKITTKTFLGIILGLVVGLVLNQFYPEAFKVLNTWLFAPIGDLFIRAIKMIVVPLVFFSIVMGAAGIGNPKKLGRIGGKTVFLYLITTAIAITIALLLANAIGPGEGVHVAKPEKTDIEAAPPVVETLMNIIPDNPIKALAEGEMLQIIFFALAFGIGIALLGDKVARVKEVVEQANEVMMKLVNMLMTVVPYAAFALMAKAVGEAGLEMIGSMGMYMITLLLALVIHASLIYSLFLKFWAKISPIKFFKTMFPAMEVAFTTSSSAAALPVTIEQVERGLKVPKGISSFVLPLGATINMDGTAIMQGVASIFIAQVYGIDLTFTQQLLIILTATLASIGTAAVPSAGIVMLTMVFPVVGLPLEGLGIVLGVDRLLDMSRTAINITGDAMVAACVARSEGEDAGDQAAPQSA; encoded by the coding sequence ATGAAAATTACAACCAAAACTTTTCTTGGGATTATCCTGGGCCTCGTGGTGGGTCTCGTACTCAATCAATTTTATCCTGAGGCTTTTAAGGTTTTAAACACGTGGCTGTTTGCACCGATTGGTGATTTGTTTATCAGAGCGATCAAAATGATCGTGGTTCCGTTGGTCTTCTTCTCCATCGTCATGGGTGCCGCCGGGATCGGGAATCCGAAAAAACTGGGGCGCATCGGTGGTAAAACGGTTTTCCTCTATCTGATCACCACGGCGATCGCCATCACCATCGCCTTGCTGTTGGCCAATGCCATCGGGCCGGGTGAAGGGGTCCATGTGGCCAAACCGGAAAAGACGGACATCGAAGCCGCTCCTCCGGTGGTGGAGACCCTGATGAACATCATCCCGGACAACCCGATTAAAGCTCTGGCTGAGGGGGAGATGCTCCAGATCATCTTCTTTGCTCTCGCCTTCGGGATCGGAATCGCCCTGCTGGGTGACAAGGTGGCCCGGGTCAAGGAAGTTGTGGAGCAAGCCAACGAAGTGATGATGAAGTTGGTCAACATGTTAATGACGGTGGTTCCTTACGCCGCCTTCGCCTTGATGGCCAAAGCCGTGGGTGAGGCCGGCCTGGAGATGATCGGCTCCATGGGGATGTACATGATCACACTGTTGCTGGCCTTGGTGATTCACGCATCGCTCATCTACAGCTTGTTCCTCAAGTTCTGGGCCAAAATAAGCCCGATCAAGTTCTTCAAGACGATGTTTCCGGCGATGGAAGTGGCCTTCACCACCAGCTCCAGCGCCGCCGCCCTGCCGGTGACCATTGAGCAGGTGGAACGGGGTCTCAAAGTACCGAAGGGGATCAGCAGCTTTGTCCTGCCTTTGGGAGCGACGATCAACATGGATGGCACGGCCATCATGCAAGGGGTTGCATCCATCTTTATCGCTCAGGTGTATGGGATCGATCTTACCTTCACCCAGCAACTGTTGATCATCCTGACCGCCACTTTGGCCTCCATCGGTACAGCCGCTGTGCCTTCTGCCGGGATTGTGATGTTGACGATGGTCTTCCCCGTCGTGGGCTTGCCCCTGGAAGGTTTGGGAATCGTGCTGGGGGTTGACCGCCTCCTCGACATGAGCCGTACCGCGATCAACATCACCGGCGACGCCATGGTCGCCGCCTGTGTGGCAAGGTCGGAAGGTGAAGATGCGGGAGACCAAGCGGCTCCTCAGTCTGCGTAA
- the purE gene encoding 5-(carboxyamino)imidazole ribonucleotide mutase has protein sequence MGSTSDWPTMGKVCEVLEELEIPFEKRVVSAHRTPDEMFGYAESAQERGLEVIIAGAGGAAHLPGMVAAKTVLPVIGVPIKSSALNGLDSLLSIVQMPGGVPVATVSIGEAGAVNAGLLAAEMVGIKRPELQKKLVERREEIRRRVWEQSILGEG, from the coding sequence ATGGGGAGCACATCGGATTGGCCGACCATGGGGAAAGTTTGCGAAGTGCTCGAAGAACTGGAAATTCCCTTCGAGAAACGGGTGGTGTCCGCCCATCGGACACCGGATGAAATGTTTGGCTATGCGGAGTCGGCACAGGAACGGGGATTGGAGGTGATCATCGCCGGGGCGGGGGGTGCAGCCCACCTGCCGGGGATGGTGGCCGCGAAAACGGTGTTGCCTGTCATTGGAGTGCCGATCAAATCCTCTGCTTTGAACGGACTGGATTCCCTGTTGTCCATCGTCCAGATGCCTGGAGGTGTTCCGGTGGCCACTGTATCCATCGGAGAGGCGGGAGCGGTCAATGCCGGTCTGCTGGCCGCGGAAATGGTGGGAATCAAGCGCCCGGAACTGCAGAAAAAGTTGGTTGAGCGACGGGAAGAAATCAGAAGACGGGTTTGGGAGCAATCCATACTGGGTGAGGGATGA
- the purK gene encoding 5-(carboxyamino)imidazole ribonucleotide synthase — MSMEMGQGIKPLLPGSTIGILGGGQLGRMIILEGKKMGYRFVTLDPLDDCPGSQVADRHITAGYDDLEAARLLAESSDLITYEFENVDDAVVKVLEKDAFLPQGGELLRITRHRVREKRALEAAGVPVAPYRAVQSREELLSGSEALGFPCVLKTATGGYDGKGQWVFQSMAEAEAFTQLEPGREYVLEQWVPFDKEISVIAARSIMGEVAIFPPAWNIHRKQILHQSIVPAPVESGILRHAEDLARQVAEGLNVRGLIAVEMFLLHDGSLLVNELAPRPHNSGHYTLDACAVSQFEQQIRALSGLPLGSPKLLTLAVMVNILGEDVDRVRARMTDFPPQVKVHWYGKRESRPGRKMGHLTVLGESTEEALATVCRLELMEPTTRRGVETIR, encoded by the coding sequence ATGAGCATGGAAATGGGTCAAGGGATCAAGCCTCTCCTTCCCGGAAGTACGATCGGGATCCTGGGAGGCGGACAGCTGGGAAGAATGATCATCCTGGAAGGTAAGAAGATGGGATACCGCTTTGTCACACTGGATCCTTTGGATGATTGTCCCGGGAGTCAGGTGGCGGATCGACACATCACTGCCGGTTATGATGATCTGGAAGCGGCACGGTTACTGGCGGAGAGCAGTGATTTGATCACCTACGAATTTGAAAATGTGGATGATGCCGTGGTGAAGGTATTGGAGAAAGATGCCTTTCTCCCCCAGGGAGGTGAACTTCTCCGGATCACCCGCCATCGGGTCCGGGAAAAGCGGGCCTTGGAGGCGGCGGGAGTTCCCGTGGCCCCTTACCGGGCGGTTCAGAGCCGGGAAGAGCTTCTCTCCGGGAGCGAAGCCCTGGGTTTCCCCTGTGTTCTCAAAACGGCCACCGGAGGATATGACGGCAAAGGGCAATGGGTGTTTCAAAGCATGGCGGAAGCGGAGGCCTTTACACAGCTGGAGCCGGGCCGGGAGTATGTCCTGGAACAATGGGTCCCCTTTGACAAAGAGATCTCCGTGATCGCGGCGAGAAGCATTATGGGAGAGGTGGCCATCTTTCCTCCGGCGTGGAATATTCACCGCAAGCAGATCCTCCATCAATCCATTGTGCCTGCACCGGTGGAGAGTGGAATTTTGCGTCACGCCGAAGATCTCGCCCGTCAGGTTGCGGAAGGGCTGAATGTGCGGGGATTGATCGCAGTGGAGATGTTTCTGCTGCATGACGGCTCCCTGTTGGTCAATGAGTTGGCTCCCCGTCCTCATAATTCAGGGCATTATACATTGGATGCCTGTGCCGTTTCCCAGTTTGAGCAGCAGATCCGGGCCTTGTCCGGACTGCCCTTGGGCTCTCCGAAGCTGCTGACGCTGGCGGTGATGGTCAACATTCTGGGAGAGGATGTGGATCGGGTCCGGGCACGGATGACCGACTTCCCACCCCAGGTGAAGGTGCATTGGTACGGTAAAAGGGAGAGTCGGCCCGGCCGCAAGATGGGGCACCTCACTGTGCTGGGGGAAAGTACGGAAGAGGCGTTGGCAACGGTTTGCCGTTTGGAATTGATGGAACCGACAACGAGAAGAGGAGTTGAAACCATCCGATGA